The proteins below are encoded in one region of Fimbriimonadaceae bacterium:
- a CDS encoding helix-turn-helix domain-containing protein yields the protein MSENGENEFVLRRYPSFVLDPGACYAAILAHDRRFDGVFFTGVVTTGIYCRPVCPVRPPKPENCTFYRTAAEAEAHGFRPCLRCRPELAPGRSDVEAVGRLAASARLLIENGFLDEGSLADLADALGVTPRHLLRAVRREYGVRPIDLAQTRRLLTAKRLLTDTDLPVGEVALASGFKSLRRFNDLFATRYRLKPTEIRRGKRPRAETLTCRLRCREPFEWERMLAFFSARALSGIEVVGQAYSRTVSIAGATGWVRLERTEPGEVQVAVSATLASVLQRVLGRIRYLFDLEADVETISKALGGLAADFPGLRVPGSFDPFETAVRIVVGQQVSVAGARTIANRMAARYGEPVETGEPGLDQLFPSPATIAELDPAEIQTLGMPHARAKTIQALAAAVESGDLDLRPHRDPEASLAALSALPGIGPWTVQLIAMRCLGWPDAFPASDLGVLRALGLKSAAECERLAESWRPWRSYALMHLWNMK from the coding sequence ATGTCCGAAAACGGCGAGAACGAGTTCGTCCTGCGGCGCTATCCTTCGTTTGTGCTCGATCCGGGGGCCTGCTATGCCGCGATTCTCGCGCACGACCGCCGTTTCGACGGCGTGTTCTTCACGGGGGTGGTCACCACCGGCATCTACTGTCGCCCGGTCTGTCCCGTCCGCCCACCCAAGCCGGAAAACTGCACGTTCTATCGCACTGCGGCAGAGGCGGAGGCCCACGGCTTCCGGCCCTGTCTCCGGTGCCGCCCTGAGCTTGCCCCGGGTCGATCGGACGTGGAGGCGGTCGGGCGCCTGGCCGCCTCCGCCCGGCTCCTTATCGAAAACGGCTTCTTGGACGAAGGCTCGCTCGCGGACCTGGCAGACGCCCTCGGAGTCACTCCCCGTCACCTCTTGCGAGCGGTCAGGCGGGAATACGGGGTGCGACCCATTGACCTCGCCCAAACCCGGCGCCTCCTCACCGCCAAGAGGCTGCTGACGGACACCGACCTTCCGGTCGGTGAAGTCGCCCTCGCGAGCGGCTTCAAGAGCCTGCGCCGGTTCAACGACCTCTTTGCCACCCGGTACCGGCTGAAGCCCACCGAGATCCGCCGTGGGAAGCGCCCCCGGGCCGAGACGCTCACCTGTCGCCTGCGGTGCCGCGAACCCTTCGAGTGGGAGCGGATGCTCGCCTTCTTCTCTGCCCGAGCCCTGTCCGGGATCGAAGTGGTCGGCCAAGCCTATTCGCGTACAGTCTCGATCGCGGGGGCGACGGGATGGGTGCGGCTCGAGCGGACCGAGCCGGGCGAGGTGCAGGTGGCGGTCTCTGCCACGCTCGCGTCCGTCCTGCAGCGCGTTCTGGGCCGGATCCGTTACCTATTCGATCTTGAGGCGGACGTCGAGACCATTTCGAAGGCCCTGGGCGGGCTCGCCGCGGACTTTCCCGGATTGCGGGTGCCAGGTTCCTTCGACCCCTTCGAGACCGCGGTGCGGATCGTGGTCGGGCAGCAAGTCTCTGTCGCGGGGGCCCGGACCATCGCGAACCGGATGGCCGCGCGCTATGGCGAGCCGGTCGAGACGGGCGAGCCTGGGCTCGACCAGCTCTTCCCCTCGCCGGCCACGATCGCCGAACTTGATCCAGCCGAGATCCAGACCTTGGGCATGCCGCACGCACGGGCGAAGACCATCCAGGCGCTCGCCGCGGCGGTCGAATCCGGCGACTTAGACTTGCGCCCCCACCGTGACCCGGAAGCGAGCCTTGCCGCTCTCTCCGCGCTCCCGGGGATCGGGCCTTGGACCGTCCAGCTTATCGCGATGCGTTGCCTGGGTTGGCCCGATGCCTTCCCAGCGTCCGACCTCGGCGTGCTCCGCGCGCTCGGGCTCAAAAGCGCCGCCGAGTGTGAGCGCCTGGCAGAAAGTTGGCGCCCCTGGCGATCTTACGCGCTCATGCACCTCTGGAACATGAAATGA
- a CDS encoding AraC family transcriptional regulator, whose protein sequence is MDVLSSFLSSVHLASEIYLSVEMSAPWGTSFPDQPDRALFYVLSRGSCYIEVEGEGGPTPLAAGDVVMLPGGSAHTMRDRPFTPTTPVERVLTLGTYDDQGVFRQGGGGEKTSMIVGRFRFLNHTAIPLLSSLPRLIRMRDDIAHPVPGLAATLRLLSAEARSSLPGKDILMDRLADVLFVELLRTFVAHEEQEGRSLESRGGLLQALMDPDLSKALTLMHKKPEHPWTVAELAERVGMSRTAFAIRFKAKAGVGPLEHLTQWRVQKACELLRETKKGLDEIAWRVGYESGAAFSRAFKREMGVSPGAFRRSL, encoded by the coding sequence ATGGACGTACTATCAAGCTTCTTATCTTCGGTGCACCTCGCGAGCGAGATCTACCTCTCGGTCGAGATGAGCGCTCCTTGGGGAACCTCCTTTCCCGACCAGCCGGACCGAGCCCTCTTTTACGTGCTCTCGCGCGGAAGCTGTTACATCGAGGTTGAAGGCGAGGGCGGACCGACGCCTTTGGCCGCCGGAGACGTGGTCATGCTCCCCGGCGGATCGGCCCACACCATGAGAGACCGGCCCTTTACGCCGACGACCCCGGTGGAGAGGGTGTTGACGCTGGGGACCTACGACGACCAGGGCGTCTTTCGCCAGGGCGGCGGCGGCGAGAAGACGTCCATGATCGTCGGGCGGTTTCGCTTTCTGAACCACACGGCGATCCCCCTCCTCTCGTCCCTGCCGCGGCTCATCCGGATGCGGGACGACATCGCCCATCCCGTCCCCGGCCTCGCGGCAACGCTTCGCCTCTTGTCGGCGGAGGCCCGTTCGAGCCTTCCTGGCAAGGACATCTTGATGGACAGGCTCGCCGACGTCCTCTTCGTGGAACTCCTGCGGACGTTCGTCGCCCACGAGGAGCAAGAGGGCCGTTCCCTTGAGAGCCGCGGGGGGCTGCTCCAGGCGCTCATGGACCCGGACCTCTCGAAGGCGCTGACGCTGATGCACAAGAAGCCGGAGCACCCCTGGACGGTGGCGGAGCTGGCCGAGCGAGTCGGAATGTCGCGCACGGCCTTTGCGATCCGGTTCAAGGCCAAGGCGGGGGTGGGGCCGCTCGAGCACCTGACCCAATGGCGGGTGCAAAAGGCGTGCGAGCTGCTTCGCGAGACCAAAAAGGGCCTGGACGAGATAGCTTGGCGCGTGGGCTATGAGTCAGGGGCGGCGTTTAGCCGGGCGTTCAAGCGGGAGATGGGTGTCTCTCCAGGGGCGTTTCGCCGGTCGCTCTGA
- a CDS encoding DoxX family protein, which produces MASTKDEAVNAAVVLAGRFLFSAIFVASAPMHFSQRMIDMAASHGVPLAAIAVPASGLLSLAGGLSILLGYRARLGAWALVLFLLPVTLMMHQFWAVADTEAATLQLTMFMKNLALIGGALLITQFGSGPMSLDQCRQA; this is translated from the coding sequence TTGGCGAGCACGAAGGACGAAGCGGTTAACGCGGCAGTCGTCTTGGCCGGTCGATTCCTCTTCTCAGCGATCTTCGTCGCTTCGGCGCCGATGCACTTCTCGCAGAGGATGATCGACATGGCGGCCTCCCACGGCGTGCCTCTGGCAGCGATCGCGGTTCCCGCATCCGGTCTGCTCTCGCTGGCCGGGGGGCTGAGCATCCTGCTCGGCTACCGCGCAAGGCTCGGCGCATGGGCCCTCGTGCTCTTCCTGTTGCCGGTGACCCTGATGATGCACCAGTTCTGGGCAGTCGCGGACACCGAGGCGGCCACGCTACAGCTGACGATGTTCATGAAGAACCTAGCCCTCATCGGCGGTGCCTTGCTGATTACTCAGTTCGGCAGCGGCCCGATGAGCCTCGACCAATGCCGACAGGCATGA
- a CDS encoding DUF1269 domain-containing protein, with product MNKTLVAIFDNEDAAFNGLNALKQLHLNGDITLYDSAVVTKNSFGETSLVKAPDDAPTGTFLGMFVGALVGVLGGPIGLAVGASAGILVGATSDAFRDSVDYGFVDQVREVMIPGKVAVIADVEETWVTPVDLTISERGGIVFRRLRHEVVEDQLAREHAEFEEELKELKKEWATATGETKAKIQARITSVERSLDAARAQADARAKKLAAEWAAKREAMESQLKDANIRERARIKDQMDKAKREYEARAAKLRQAQQLVAEALRP from the coding sequence ATGAACAAGACACTCGTAGCTATTTTCGACAACGAAGACGCGGCGTTCAACGGACTCAACGCGCTGAAGCAGCTGCACCTCAACGGCGACATCACCCTTTACGACTCGGCGGTCGTCACGAAGAACTCCTTCGGAGAGACCAGCCTGGTGAAGGCTCCCGACGACGCCCCCACCGGAACCTTCCTCGGGATGTTCGTGGGCGCCTTGGTCGGCGTCCTGGGTGGACCGATCGGTCTTGCGGTCGGCGCCAGCGCCGGCATCTTGGTCGGGGCGACGTCCGATGCCTTCCGTGACAGTGTGGACTATGGCTTTGTCGACCAAGTTCGCGAAGTCATGATTCCCGGAAAGGTGGCCGTCATTGCCGACGTCGAGGAGACCTGGGTCACGCCGGTCGACCTGACCATCTCGGAGCGGGGCGGCATCGTGTTCCGTCGGCTTCGCCACGAAGTCGTGGAAGACCAGCTGGCCCGGGAGCACGCCGAGTTCGAAGAAGAACTGAAGGAGCTTAAAAAGGAGTGGGCGACGGCCACCGGCGAGACCAAAGCCAAGATCCAGGCGCGGATCACATCGGTCGAGCGGTCGCTCGACGCGGCTCGCGCTCAAGCGGACGCTCGGGCGAAGAAGCTCGCCGCGGAATGGGCCGCCAAACGCGAGGCGATGGAGAGCCAGCTCAAGGATGCGAACATCCGGGAGCGCGCTCGGATCAAGGATCAGATGGACAAGGCGAAGAGAGAGTACGAGGCGCGCGCCGCCAAGCTCCGCCAAGCCCAGCAACTGGTCGCCGAGGCCCTTCGGCCATAA
- a CDS encoding HdeD family acid-resistance protein, producing MVFQLLIDKWWLFVLRGVVAILFGILAIVRPDVALSAVVALYGFFALTDGLVSLAGCFVFSKTKLVWWLLLEGLFGIAAGVVTLVMPGLTTLVLLGFLGAWLIASGAVRIALAIQMRKVIEGEWLAVLAGVCSIVAGVLTFVSPLQTAVAWMWVMAAYAFVVGAVMLSLGFSLRRLGGTRPQGTKAA from the coding sequence ATGGTGTTTCAACTACTCATAGACAAATGGTGGCTCTTCGTCCTACGCGGCGTGGTCGCCATTCTGTTTGGAATCCTAGCGATCGTGAGGCCCGACGTCGCGCTCAGCGCCGTCGTCGCGCTTTACGGCTTCTTCGCCCTGACGGACGGGCTAGTCAGCCTCGCGGGGTGCTTCGTCTTCTCAAAGACCAAGCTCGTGTGGTGGCTGCTCCTCGAAGGTCTCTTCGGGATCGCCGCCGGAGTCGTCACCCTCGTCATGCCTGGGTTGACGACGCTCGTCTTGCTTGGGTTCTTAGGCGCGTGGCTGATTGCCAGCGGGGCCGTTCGGATCGCCCTTGCGATTCAGATGCGCAAGGTCATCGAAGGAGAGTGGCTCGCGGTGCTGGCTGGCGTCTGTTCCATCGTCGCAGGAGTCCTGACCTTCGTCAGCCCGCTTCAAACGGCCGTCGCTTGGATGTGGGTCATGGCTGCGTACGCCTTCGTGGTAGGCGCCGTCATGCTGAGCCTGGGGTTCAGCCTTCGAAGGCTCGGCGGCACGAGGCCGCAGGGCACGAAGGCCGCTTAG
- a CDS encoding PEP-CTERM sorting domain-containing protein translates to MKLRSLLVVLAVAPPAFGVTQTLSIFDAAYRLEADARSGASTDSKVAFSNSLGPLQNFFDRVDAFASQPPSTVHSWATVGWTCTPTVLDVELTACWDSLELGAGNAGHMLSRLFLGINLDTPNFVGISAFYDLPNSWAEVDVWNGANWVLFLNRTQVPGYFGVWNPGDYRLRAERLYNPVGNSTGCVPWQFQLTAQAVPEPASLVALGAGLALFRRPRR, encoded by the coding sequence ATGAAATTGCGCAGTCTCCTCGTCGTTCTCGCCGTCGCCCCGCCCGCATTCGGCGTCACCCAGACGTTGAGCATCTTCGACGCTGCATACCGCCTGGAGGCCGACGCCCGTTCCGGGGCGTCAACCGACAGCAAGGTCGCGTTCTCAAACAGCCTGGGGCCCCTGCAGAACTTCTTCGACCGGGTGGACGCCTTCGCGAGCCAGCCGCCGAGCACCGTGCACTCCTGGGCGACCGTCGGATGGACCTGCACGCCGACCGTCCTGGACGTGGAGCTCACCGCGTGCTGGGACTCCCTGGAGCTCGGGGCGGGCAATGCCGGGCACATGCTCAGCCGCCTGTTCCTCGGCATCAATCTCGACACTCCGAACTTTGTCGGGATCAGTGCGTTCTACGACCTGCCGAACTCATGGGCCGAAGTAGACGTCTGGAACGGCGCCAACTGGGTTCTCTTCCTGAACCGGACCCAAGTGCCGGGGTATTTCGGAGTCTGGAACCCGGGCGACTACCGCCTGCGGGCCGAGCGCCTCTACAACCCGGTCGGCAACTCGACGGGTTGTGTGCCGTGGCAGTTTCAGCTCACCGCCCAGGCGGTGCCGGAGCCGGCAAGCCTGGTCGCGCTTGGCGCAGGTCTAGCGCTCTTCCGTCGGCCAAGGCGCTGA
- a CDS encoding helix-turn-helix transcriptional regulator, which translates to MVQYSQARFDASFGALSDATRRGVLEQLGRKDASITELAEEFRMTLTGMKKHIGVLEKAGLVSTEKVGRVRTCTLGTLGLEAEAAWIEGHRQLWAARFADLDRVLEGLKRKEGANGR; encoded by the coding sequence ATGGTACAGTATAGCCAAGCCCGTTTCGACGCCTCGTTCGGCGCGCTCTCGGACGCCACCCGGCGCGGCGTCCTGGAGCAACTCGGACGCAAGGACGCTTCAATCACCGAGCTTGCCGAGGAGTTCCGCATGACCCTGACGGGAATGAAGAAGCACATCGGCGTCCTTGAGAAAGCGGGGCTCGTCAGCACCGAAAAGGTCGGGCGGGTGCGGACGTGCACGCTCGGGACGCTCGGCCTTGAGGCAGAGGCGGCATGGATCGAGGGGCACCGGCAACTCTGGGCCGCACGCTTTGCCGACTTGGACAGGGTCCTCGAGGGACTGAAGCGGAAGGAAGGAGCCAATGGACGTTAA
- a CDS encoding SRPBCC domain-containing protein, with the protein MDVNTSTETKVERKSEVELAVTRTLNAPAHLVWEALTDAELFRRWWVPKSFGLNLVSCEMDVRVGGTYRLTFLHEGATMEFFGTYLEVSPPSRLVWTNDEGDAGQTVTTVTLEETGGKTQMSLHNHYPSKEALESDGSTGAMPEAFDQLDTLLAGMEPTREAR; encoded by the coding sequence ATGGACGTTAACACAAGCACCGAGACCAAGGTCGAACGAAAGTCCGAGGTCGAACTCGCCGTCACGCGCACCCTCAATGCGCCCGCCCACCTCGTCTGGGAGGCGTTGACCGATGCAGAGCTCTTCAGGCGGTGGTGGGTGCCGAAGTCCTTTGGGCTGAACCTGGTCTCGTGCGAGATGGACGTTCGCGTCGGGGGGACTTATCGCTTGACGTTCCTCCACGAAGGGGCGACCATGGAGTTCTTCGGCACTTACCTCGAAGTGTCGCCGCCCTCCCGGCTCGTCTGGACGAACGACGAAGGCGACGCGGGCCAGACCGTCACGACGGTGACACTTGAGGAGACGGGGGGTAAGACCCAAATGTCCTTGCACAACCACTACCCCTCAAAGGAAGCGCTTGAATCCGACGGATCGACCGGGGCGATGCCGGAAGCGTTCGACCAACTCGACACCCTCCTCGCCGGCATGGAACCGACGCGGGAGGCGCGATGA
- a CDS encoding DUF1801 domain-containing protein, translating into MKLQADQPNNDGSAGVRGRVAGLDGQESLPVSMSGKASSAKAATGDGPVFKHIAGMPQPHRGIAERIDALAAKSLPGLKRAVKWGMAYYGVDDGWCFSSGAFVGHVKLMFIRGTSLVPEPPVTPTGMGRATRGVELATLEDIDEGQLELWMRQAATMPFAGGRKS; encoded by the coding sequence ATGAAGCTTCAAGCAGACCAGCCGAACAACGATGGGTCTGCCGGCGTTAGGGGGAGGGTAGCCGGGCTCGACGGCCAAGAGAGCCTTCCCGTATCGATGTCCGGCAAGGCAAGCTCAGCGAAGGCCGCGACCGGCGACGGGCCCGTCTTCAAACACATCGCCGGCATGCCGCAGCCCCATCGAGGCATCGCTGAGCGGATCGACGCCCTCGCGGCCAAGAGTCTGCCCGGTCTCAAGCGGGCGGTGAAGTGGGGTATGGCGTACTATGGGGTCGACGATGGCTGGTGCTTCTCTTCGGGCGCCTTCGTCGGCCATGTGAAGCTCATGTTCATACGGGGCACGTCCCTGGTTCCGGAGCCGCCCGTGACGCCGACCGGGATGGGTCGAGCCACGCGGGGGGTCGAGCTCGCCACACTCGAAGACATTGACGAGGGCCAATTGGAGCTCTGGATGAGACAAGCGGCCACGATGCCCTTCGCAGGGGGGAGGAAGTCGTGA
- a CDS encoding alpha/beta fold hydrolase, translating to MVTAASAQEQPLTGYAPVNGLNMYYEVHGDGEPLVLLHGAFMAITNNWEGWISELSKTRKVIAVEMQGHGRTADIARDMTPENFADDVAALLDHLEIPKADLMGYSMGGSVAMHCAVRHPDRVRRVVVLSAPFRRDGVVEEGADALKNLTPELFMGSPLEEDYRKLSPTPDDFAKFVEHMVAAMSQGRDLDASQLEGTASPMLFIFGDADGIRLDHVAEMFRLKGGETHGDLRPRTPSRLAVLPDTTHVSLMQRMPVIVPLVNDFLDARQE from the coding sequence ATGGTCACCGCCGCATCCGCGCAAGAACAGCCCTTGACGGGCTACGCACCTGTCAACGGTCTCAACATGTACTATGAGGTCCACGGGGACGGGGAGCCTCTCGTGTTGCTCCACGGTGCGTTCATGGCCATCACGAACAACTGGGAGGGATGGATCAGCGAGCTTTCCAAGACCCGGAAAGTCATCGCGGTCGAGATGCAGGGTCACGGACGCACGGCGGATATCGCGCGGGACATGACCCCCGAGAACTTCGCCGACGACGTCGCGGCCCTTCTCGACCACCTCGAGATTCCCAAGGCGGACCTCATGGGCTACAGCATGGGTGGCAGTGTGGCGATGCACTGTGCGGTTCGTCATCCAGACCGGGTGAGGAGGGTCGTCGTCTTGTCGGCCCCGTTCCGTCGCGACGGAGTGGTGGAGGAAGGGGCGGACGCGTTGAAGAACCTCACGCCAGAACTCTTTATGGGTTCGCCGCTCGAAGAGGACTATCGGAAGCTCAGCCCGACGCCGGACGACTTTGCAAAGTTTGTCGAGCACATGGTGGCGGCGATGTCACAGGGGCGGGACCTGGACGCGTCTCAACTGGAGGGCACGGCCTCGCCGATGTTGTTCATCTTCGGCGACGCTGACGGCATCCGCCTCGACCACGTCGCGGAGATGTTTCGGCTTAAGGGTGGCGAGACTCACGGTGACCTTCGACCGCGGACTCCCTCGCGACTGGCCGTCTTGCCGGACACCACGCATGTGAGCTTGATGCAGCGGATGCCCGTGATCGTCCCCCTGGTGAACGACTTTCTCGACGCCAGGCAGGAATGA
- a CDS encoding helix-turn-helix transcriptional regulator: MSWYNPAVDSPLLMFKALGDPTRARIFEFLCSKCSPVALDESDDVRPVQGVTVGEVCCHITGSEQFSSTVSFHIKELRLAGLINAEKNGKFMVCSLRREAIDVMRDYLDRQLETLRRACTKASPQASTKGEDQ, encoded by the coding sequence ATGTCATGGTATAACCCAGCCGTGGACTCGCCCCTCCTCATGTTCAAAGCGCTCGGTGACCCGACCCGGGCCCGCATCTTCGAGTTCCTTTGCTCGAAGTGCAGTCCGGTCGCCCTCGACGAGAGCGACGACGTCAGGCCAGTCCAGGGCGTCACGGTCGGTGAAGTGTGCTGTCACATCACAGGCAGCGAGCAGTTCAGTTCTACGGTCTCCTTTCACATCAAGGAGCTGCGCCTGGCGGGGCTCATCAACGCCGAAAAGAACGGCAAGTTCATGGTGTGCTCCCTGCGAAGGGAGGCGATCGACGTGATGCGAGACTATCTCGACCGCCAGTTAGAGACATTAAGGAGAGCCTGCACCAAGGCGAGTCCACAAGCATCCACCAAAGGCGAAGACCAATGA
- a CDS encoding prepilin-type N-terminal cleavage/methylation domain-containing protein produces MTRRKAFTLIELLVVIAIIAILAAILFPVFAQAKVAAKRTSCLSNLKQIGIANELYVMDSDDLMPWVPDEWLDLTPPVNSGGKRYATLGAFLPLWAPYMRNGDVYQSPAIGSGELTGWKSHFKGIWRQDGVQDAKKGQSAYISDLLGETNPSSTRFTRGRTAVAVCDAKGVSVSEQEWLMSPFFEAGWWDYAHTLWAKDGSEPPVKGWSAHVGGRNQLLFDNHVKWVRKDIKL; encoded by the coding sequence GTGACCCGACGCAAAGCGTTCACGCTCATTGAACTGTTGGTGGTGATCGCGATCATCGCCATACTTGCGGCGATCCTGTTCCCCGTCTTCGCCCAGGCCAAAGTCGCCGCGAAGCGGACGTCATGCCTTTCGAACTTGAAACAGATCGGAATCGCCAACGAGCTTTACGTGATGGACTCCGACGACCTCATGCCCTGGGTTCCGGACGAGTGGCTCGACCTGACTCCGCCTGTCAATTCCGGAGGTAAGCGCTATGCCACGCTCGGGGCCTTCCTACCCCTCTGGGCGCCTTACATGCGCAACGGCGACGTCTACCAATCGCCAGCCATCGGTTCCGGCGAGCTGACCGGATGGAAGTCGCACTTCAAGGGGATTTGGCGACAAGACGGGGTTCAGGACGCGAAGAAAGGCCAGAGCGCGTACATCAGCGACCTGCTTGGCGAGACCAACCCCTCCTCGACCCGCTTCACGCGCGGTCGCACCGCAGTCGCCGTTTGCGACGCTAAGGGCGTCTCCGTGTCGGAGCAAGAGTGGCTGATGTCGCCCTTCTTTGAGGCCGGTTGGTGGGACTATGCCCACACGCTCTGGGCCAAGGACGGGAGCGAGCCACCGGTCAAGGGCTGGAGCGCCCACGTCGGGGGCCGCAACCAACTGCTCTTCGACAACCACGTGAAGTGGGTCAGGAAGGACATCAAGCTTTGA
- a CDS encoding DUF3298 and DUF4163 domain-containing protein, with amino-acid sequence MKRALLVSAFSGLLSLVALAQPYHTEKLSSVREGAWSVKGEYPQFLVRTVVAGYANAGLKKAAVASFDAFLAQAKKDVPELRKDGITAAYDYEQGFTVHTVNAALVSVSFSTYRYTGGAHGMGQTTTYNYAVGLKPEGRRLRASDLVPKGVDPMKTLGPEIIGKLLQSGKAEWLEDGMLTELTTEQLNRFAIDKKGITWFFDPYEMASYAAGPQEAFLTWEELQPYLNPNGVVRPPSH; translated from the coding sequence ATGAAACGTGCGCTTCTCGTCTCCGCCTTTTCCGGTTTGCTGTCCCTGGTCGCACTCGCGCAGCCCTATCACACTGAGAAGCTGTCGTCCGTAAGGGAAGGCGCCTGGAGCGTAAAAGGGGAGTATCCGCAATTCTTGGTGCGGACGGTCGTGGCAGGATATGCGAACGCCGGGCTTAAGAAAGCGGCGGTCGCCTCGTTCGACGCGTTCTTGGCCCAAGCGAAGAAGGACGTCCCGGAACTTCGCAAGGATGGCATCACCGCTGCTTACGATTACGAGCAGGGTTTCACCGTCCATACCGTCAATGCGGCGCTGGTCAGCGTCTCGTTCTCGACTTACCGCTACACGGGCGGCGCGCACGGAATGGGGCAGACGACGACTTACAACTACGCGGTCGGGCTTAAGCCCGAAGGCAGACGCTTACGCGCGAGCGACTTGGTCCCCAAGGGAGTGGACCCGATGAAGACCCTTGGCCCTGAAATCATCGGGAAACTGCTCCAAAGTGGGAAGGCAGAGTGGCTCGAGGACGGAATGCTCACAGAGCTTACGACCGAACAGCTCAACCGCTTTGCGATCGATAAGAAAGGCATCACTTGGTTCTTTGACCCGTACGAGATGGCGAGCTACGCGGCTGGGCCACAGGAGGCCTTCCTGACCTGGGAAGAACTTCAGCCTTATCTAAATCCGAACGGCGTCGTCCGGCCGCCCAGCCACTAG